The Euphorbia lathyris chromosome 8, ddEupLath1.1, whole genome shotgun sequence genome has a window encoding:
- the LOC136202998 gene encoding uncharacterized protein, with amino-acid sequence MWYLCVFFHRLLDYRKPEVEALAQLFGVSDSLEWKLPLYHHPDSPFHFVNLPNEDLARNIANRSILVKGIYELWGEGSSYEELEESIMSYPDERKLPYLTSESTFKITVDTFGKVISFEEQNDRIQAFTYIPFKGRVNLKAPEHKFWLMETDDYGVNNGLPPVAQRRIFFGREIGGADRKLLPTYQLKSRKYLGPTAMDAEMAFLMANQALVTPGKLIFDPFVGTGSILVAAAHFGAMTMGADIDIRVVRDGRGPDCNVWSNFKQYGLPMPIGLLRADNNLPPWRPGLKEVFDAIICDPPYGVRAGGRKSGGRKLLKGVIGPYTVPDDKRTDHIPSTAPYSLAECMHDLLDLAAKMLVLGGRLVCFYPVLREDETVEVQFPEHQCFKLIASSEQILSSRYSRVLLTMVKISPYTDEIAEAARLQHVEFRENHVKWLEDGNLHSSVFSPADQIAGGADSKTFKELKPKYRGKYV; translated from the exons ATGTGGTATCTTTGCGTTTTCTTTCACCGATTGTTAGATTACCGGAAACCAGAAGTGGAGGCTCTGGCTCAGCTTTTCGGTGTTTCAGACTCTTTGGAATGGAAGCTTCCTCTCTATCACCATCCCGATTCTCCTTTTCACTTTGTCAATCTCCCTAATGAAGATCTCGCTCGAAACATCGCTAATCGAA GTATACTTGTGAAAGGTATCTATGAACTTTGGGGAGAAGGAAGTAGCTATGAGGAACTGGAAGAGTCTATAATGAGTTACCCAGATGAACGAAAGTTGCCATACTTGACGTCAGAAAGTACATTCAAAATTACAGTTGATACCTTTGGAAAGGTCATTAGCTTTGAAGAGCAAAACGATCGTATTCAAGCATTTACTTACATCCCTTTCAAG GGGCGTGTTAATTTAAAAGCTCCTGAGCACAAGTTCTGGCTCATGGAAACTGATGACTATGGAGTTAATAATGGTTTGCCACCAGTTGCACAAAGAAGAATCTTCTTCGGTCGGGAGATTGGTGGTGCTGACAGGAAGCTTCTCCCAACTTATCAGTTAAAAAGCCGAAAATATCTCGGTCCAACTGCCATGGATGCAGAAATGGCATTCTTAATGGCTAATCAGGCATTAGTCACACCAGGAAAACTCATCTTTGATCCTTTTGTTGGCACTGGAAGCATTCTTGTTGCTGCAGCTCACTTTGGAGCAATGACAATG GGTGCTGATATTGATATCAGGGTAGTTCGTGATGGACGTGGCCCTGACTGTAATGTTTGGAGCAATTTCAAGCAG TATGGACTGCCGATGCCAATTGGTCTTTTGAGGGCGGACAATAATCTTCCTCCTTGGCGTCCTGGACTGAAAGAG GTTTTCGACGCCATAATCTGTGACCCCCCATACGGAGTTCGTGCTGGCGGACGCAAGTCTGGTGGTCGTAAACTATTAAAAGGAGTAATTGGCCCGTACACCGTCCCCGACGACAAGCGAACCGATCACATACCTTCAACCGCACCATACAGCTTAGCAGAATGCATGCACGACTTACTTGACCTTGCTGCTAAAATGCTCGTACTCGGGGGAAGACTCGTGTGCTTTTATCCGGTATTACGAGAAGACGAAACAGTTGAAGTTCAATTTCCAGAACACCAATGTTTCAAACTCATTGCATCTTCCGAACAAATTTTAAGTTCACGGTACAGCCGAGTTCTATTAACCATGGTAAAGATCAGTCCGTATACCGATGAAATCGCGGAAGCAGCGAGATTAcaacatgttgagtttagggaGAACCATGTGAAGTGGTTAGAAGATGGAAATCTACATTCTTCTGTTTTTAGTCCTGCTGATCAAATAGCTGGTGGAGCTGATTCAAAGACATTTAAAGAACTGAAACCTAAGTATAGAGGAAAATATGTGTAG